The proteins below come from a single Osmerus mordax isolate fOsmMor3 chromosome 3, fOsmMor3.pri, whole genome shotgun sequence genomic window:
- the LOC136940293 gene encoding putative nuclease HARBI1, with the protein MAAPFLRDPVDEGAILVRLAFHTDRVIRDRQDPLCHTDEFLFEQYRFSRQGLIYLQDLLGPYIANLTRRSRALTVLQTLCIALRFFASGTFLYSVGDAENIGKAAACVAVRKVYLALNQLMNKFIIFPGHVPVNDIKEGFYAIAEFPNVIGAVDCTHIYLKKPSGPNEADFVNRKGFHSLNVQMICDSTCLITNVEVKWPGSVHDSRIFRDSTLCHSFEQGNYDGLLIGDRGYACRPWFMTPYPEPAPGPEVRFNGALARTRARIEMTFGLLKGRFNCLRGLRVEPDRACAITVACAVLHNVATLRRERVQVIVAHPEDDVEPIHLDERSGPAARDIIA; encoded by the exons atggcagctccctttttgagagacccagttgacgaAGGAGCTAttctagttcgattagctttccataccgaTAGAGTTATTCGCGATCGCCAAGATCCTTTgtgtcacacggatgagtttctgtttgagcaatatcgattcagccgacaaggactcatttatttgcaagaccttctcgggccgtacattgcaaatctcacacgccgcagcagagctttaactgtgcttcagactctctgcatagccttgaggttttttgcgtcaggtacatttttatacagtgtaggcgatgcagaaaacattggcaaagccgcagcatgcgttgctgtaagaaaagtgtacttggcgctcaaccagctgatgaataaattcatcatattcccaggccatgtcccagtcaatgacatcaaagagggattttatGCAATTGCAG AGTTTCCTAATGTCATTGGCGCAGTGGACTGCACCCATATCTACCTGAAAAAGCCCTCTGGGCCAAACGAGGCAGATTTTGTGAATAGGAAGGGCTTTCACAGCCTTAATGTGCAG ATGATCTGTGACTCCACTTGCCTGATCACAAATGTTGAGGTCAAGTGGCCGGGGTCTGTCCACGACTCCCGGATATTCCGAGACTCCACACTATGCCACAGCTTTGAGCAAG GTAACTATGATGGGCTCCTAATTGGAGACAGGGGTTACGCCTGCAGGCCCTGGTTCATGACCCCCTATCCCGAGCCAGCCCCAGGCCCTGAAGTGCGGTTCAACGGTGCTCTCGCTAGAACGAGGGCACGGATAGAGATGACCTTTGGCCTACTAAAGGGCAGATTTAATTGTCTGCGGGGGCTGAGGGTGGAACCGGACAGGGCCTGTGCGATCACAGTGGC atgtgccgtgctccacaatgtggccactctcaggagggagagggtccaAGTGATCGTGGCCCATCCTGAGGACGATGTGGAACCGATCCATCTCGATGAGCGGTCTGGACCGGCTGCAAGGGACATAATTGCCTAG